In uncultured Bacteroides sp., one genomic interval encodes:
- a CDS encoding two-component regulator propeller domain-containing protein: MKDKLKRVLFIILVGLTTLLMAQPYTIKRLGVEFGLSNNNVLSITQDKLGFLWFATEEGLNKFNGTRFINYYKYSTQSPSISGNELNCVYADKVDSIIWIATQRSGLNAYNYNNNTFTVYKKNPSDKNSLITNDVTSVTNAADGNLWISTYYRGVDYFDKKTKKFIHYNKSTLSGLRNENVWTVMEDNDRNLFIGHVNEGLSILSLSNKRVRNFKNNPQDPTSIPGNEVRCIFRDSNNNIWVGTNSGLALFNPDRNNFTVFRNNNSAFFSPKLNSIYSIQQINNNQLWIATEFEGIFILDIRQLSIMSADKVSFRHIPSGDDEYQLSASTVRSIFQDSFHNIWIGTYGGGINFISNNPPLFNTLSYNPVLGKNSKLSHKVAWGMCTDKQGKTWIGTDGGGINVFEKGKRIAIFNKENGQLSDNAVLSMFNDSQNNVWIGTYLGGVNCYNNKSKQFKQIVLGGKSKLDVRCFFEDLHHNLWVGSSEGIYFINLQDQQKITAYNSKNSGLQGDLVRSIFQDSKGRMWIGTFGNGLGIYSPKMKLLKKFDDYSGFCSNTINYIFRDSRNRIWVATGDGLVLFPSMSNYNYRTFKRSDGLVNSHIRAITEDNKKNIWISTNKGLSKYSEAKKKFENYDISDGIPAGNFMSGSITKDKDGFIYFGSLGGVCYFNPEQFTDGREYPHPVISEVKIYNKLSTLEHDEKVIPLGGNKHIDLNYKQNSFSIAFNELDYSLNNQVEYTYILKGVNDSWYTLEEGHNSVTFLDVAPGDYEFQIKARLHNQDWSNEAISVFIHIAPPFWLTWWAKSLYFILFVTLVYISLYAYKRRISWRSSYQMERKKHEHEQELNNERLRFYTNITHELRTPLTLILGPLEDLMKEKSLQTRQLRKISVIHQSAIRLLNLINQILEFRKTETQNRKLCVSRNNIAKLIQEIGLKYKELNRNSDVEFNVVIEKEDMPLMFDREVITIILDNFISNAIKYTEKGSITISLYSTVKDQVEYTEIKVSDTGHGIEAEALSRIFESYYQVNSKHQASGTGIGLALVKNLATLHQGEIWVESTVGKGSDFFVRLQTNNTYPNALRTDEPEGEEEPEVTAVVEETAEEDFNTEKQILLVVEDNQDIREYISDTFSEDFEVVTAEDGRKGLEKALTIIPDIIISDIMMPGMDGVELCKKLKQDVCTSHIPIILLTAKDSMQDKEYGYTVGADSYLTKPFSASLLRSRVNNLLESRKQLAVLFSGNKNIVIKQEPVSNTLNKLDNEFINKVTQYIEADLSSDKIDVTYLSDKMCMSSSTLYRKMKALTNMSTNEYIRKVKLQNAVKLLLEGESKISEIAYKVGFNNVVYFRQCFKDEYGVSPSEYVKRQR; the protein is encoded by the coding sequence ATGAAAGACAAACTGAAACGAGTGTTATTTATAATTTTGGTAGGCTTGACAACTCTATTAATGGCTCAACCTTACACAATAAAACGCTTGGGAGTTGAATTTGGTTTATCAAATAATAATGTATTAAGTATAACTCAGGATAAATTAGGCTTTCTTTGGTTTGCGACTGAAGAAGGCTTAAATAAGTTTAATGGTACCCGTTTTATTAATTACTATAAATACTCTACACAATCTCCAAGCATCAGCGGCAATGAACTAAATTGTGTTTATGCAGATAAGGTAGATAGCATTATCTGGATAGCAACTCAACGCTCCGGTCTGAATGCTTATAATTATAATAATAACACATTTACTGTCTATAAAAAGAATCCATCAGACAAGAATAGCCTTATAACAAACGATGTTACTTCTGTAACCAACGCTGCTGATGGTAATTTATGGATCAGTACTTACTATCGTGGAGTAGATTATTTCGATAAGAAAACGAAAAAGTTTATCCATTACAATAAATCCACTTTATCAGGGCTGAGAAATGAAAATGTGTGGACAGTTATGGAAGACAATGATCGTAACCTGTTTATAGGTCATGTAAATGAAGGTTTAAGTATCCTGTCATTAAGTAATAAGAGAGTCCGGAATTTTAAGAATAATCCTCAGGATCCCACAAGTATTCCCGGCAATGAAGTAAGATGCATTTTTAGAGACAGTAATAATAATATCTGGGTAGGAACAAATAGCGGATTAGCTTTATTTAATCCGGATAGAAACAATTTTACGGTCTTTAGAAATAACAATTCAGCTTTCTTTTCCCCCAAACTAAATTCCATCTACTCCATTCAGCAAATAAATAATAATCAGTTATGGATAGCTACAGAATTCGAAGGCATCTTTATCCTTGATATTCGCCAACTCTCTATCATGTCAGCAGATAAGGTAAGCTTTAGGCATATACCTTCCGGAGATGATGAATACCAGTTATCCGCTTCAACAGTGCGCAGCATTTTTCAGGACTCATTCCATAACATCTGGATTGGTACGTATGGTGGTGGCATTAATTTTATAAGCAATAATCCTCCATTATTTAATACTTTAAGCTACAATCCTGTACTGGGTAAAAACAGTAAGCTTAGCCATAAGGTAGCCTGGGGAATGTGTACTGACAAACAAGGCAAAACATGGATAGGAACCGATGGCGGAGGAATTAATGTTTTTGAGAAAGGAAAACGTATAGCCATTTTTAATAAAGAGAACGGACAATTGAGTGACAATGCCGTATTGTCTATGTTTAATGATTCTCAGAATAATGTCTGGATTGGAACTTATCTTGGAGGTGTTAACTGCTATAACAACAAGAGCAAGCAGTTCAAACAAATTGTTCTGGGAGGAAAAAGCAAACTCGATGTCCGTTGTTTCTTCGAAGATTTACATCATAATCTCTGGGTTGGAAGTAGTGAGGGAATTTATTTCATCAATTTGCAAGATCAGCAGAAAATCACTGCTTATAATTCAAAGAACAGTGGACTTCAGGGAGATTTGGTAAGAAGCATCTTTCAGGATTCTAAAGGTCGGATGTGGATTGGTACGTTTGGAAATGGTCTTGGAATTTATTCTCCAAAGATGAAACTTCTGAAGAAGTTCGATGATTATTCCGGCTTCTGCTCAAATACAATCAATTACATATTCAGAGACTCACGAAATAGAATCTGGGTAGCAACAGGAGATGGCTTGGTTCTATTTCCGTCTATGAGCAATTATAATTATAGAACATTTAAAAGAAGTGACGGACTTGTCAATAGCCACATCAGAGCCATTACTGAAGATAATAAAAAGAATATCTGGATTAGTACCAATAAGGGACTCAGTAAATATTCCGAAGCAAAGAAAAAATTCGAGAATTACGATATTTCAGATGGCATTCCTGCCGGTAATTTCATGAGTGGATCTATAACAAAAGACAAAGACGGATTCATCTATTTTGGTTCTCTGGGTGGAGTTTGTTACTTCAATCCTGAACAGTTTACTGATGGCAGAGAATATCCTCATCCGGTTATATCGGAGGTGAAAATATACAATAAGCTTTCCACCCTGGAGCATGATGAAAAGGTTATCCCTTTGGGAGGCAATAAACATATAGATCTAAATTATAAACAAAACAGTTTCAGCATTGCTTTTAATGAACTGGACTATTCATTGAACAATCAGGTAGAGTACACTTATATACTTAAGGGGGTAAATGATTCCTGGTATACATTAGAGGAAGGACACAACAGTGTTACTTTCCTAGATGTGGCTCCCGGAGATTATGAATTCCAGATAAAAGCACGCCTTCATAATCAGGATTGGAGTAATGAGGCTATCTCTGTATTTATTCACATAGCACCTCCTTTCTGGCTTACCTGGTGGGCAAAGTCACTCTATTTTATACTCTTTGTAACATTGGTTTATATTTCCTTATATGCCTATAAAAGAAGAATTAGCTGGAGAAGTTCCTACCAAATGGAGAGAAAGAAACATGAACATGAACAGGAATTGAATAATGAACGATTGCGATTTTATACCAATATCACGCATGAATTGCGTACTCCATTAACCCTTATTTTAGGTCCACTTGAAGATCTGATGAAAGAAAAGTCTCTTCAAACCAGGCAGCTTCGCAAGATTTCAGTGATACATCAAAGTGCCATTCGTCTGTTGAATCTGATCAATCAGATACTTGAATTCAGAAAGACAGAAACACAGAACCGCAAACTATGTGTATCCAGAAATAACATAGCAAAATTAATTCAGGAGATAGGACTCAAATACAAGGAACTGAATCGTAATTCTGATGTTGAGTTTAATGTCGTTATAGAGAAAGAGGATATGCCGTTGATGTTCGATAGGGAGGTTATTACCATTATCCTCGACAACTTTATATCGAATGCCATTAAATACACTGAAAAAGGTTCTATAACCATCTCTTTATACTCTACAGTTAAAGATCAGGTGGAATATACCGAAATAAAAGTCAGCGATACCGGACATGGAATAGAGGCTGAAGCTTTATCCCGAATTTTTGAAAGTTATTATCAGGTAAATAGTAAGCATCAAGCTTCGGGTACGGGAATAGGACTAGCTTTAGTGAAGAATCTTGCAACATTGCACCAGGGAGAAATATGGGTAGAAAGTACAGTGGGAAAAGGAAGCGACTTTTTCGTCAGACTCCAGACTAACAACACATATCCAAATGCCTTGCGTACAGATGAGCCGGAGGGAGAAGAAGAACCGGAAGTTACAGCAGTCGTGGAAGAAACTGCAGAAGAAGACTTTAATACAGAAAAACAAATACTCTTGGTAGTTGAAGATAATCAGGATATCCGTGAATACATAAGTGATACTTTCTCTGAAGATTTTGAAGTAGTAACAGCCGAAGACGGAAGAAAGGGTTTGGAAAAAGCTCTTACTATTATTCCGGATATTATCATCAGTGACATTATGATGCCGGGAATGGATGGTGTTGAGTTATGTAAAAAGCTGAAACAAGATGTTTGTACCAGTCATATCCCCATCATTTTACTTACGGCGAAAGATTCTATGCAGGATAAAGAATATGGTTACACCGTTGGGGCCGACTCATATCTAACCAAACCTTTTAGTGCCAGTTTGTTGCGGAGCAGAGTTAATAACCTGTTGGAATCAAGAAAGCAGCTGGCTGTGCTGTTTTCCGGAAATAAAAACATCGTTATAAAGCAAGAACCGGTAAGCAATACATTAAATAAATTAGATAATGAATTCATCAATAAAGTTACTCAATATATCGAAGCAGATCTTAGTTCCGATAAAATAGATGTAACTTACCTTTCCGATAAAATGTGTATGAGCAGTTCTACACTCTATCGTAAAATGAAAGCATTAACTAATATGTCTACCAATGAATACATTCGCAAAGTGAAGTTGCAAAATGCTGTGAAATTGCTTTTGGAGGGAGAAAGCAAAATCTCGGAAATAGCATATAAAGTAGGGTTCAACAATGTAGTTTACTTCAGACAATGCTTTAAAGACGAATATGGAGTATCTCCATCAGAATATGTGAAGCGACAAAGATGA
- a CDS encoding RagB/SusD family nutrient uptake outer membrane protein, with the protein MKRSIIALSLSAVLTAGFSSCSDFLEQPVLGQENLDTYFQSENDCTKSITGCYQSVFYDDWWQIAKFWNLSSMCTDDMWMGNTSQDQGDYLSLAHYTSGGSSNGAAQNFWQFRYKGIYRCNVAINHIPDAPIANTELQKRLVGEAKFLRGYFYFDLARNFGGLPLLLTEAMPSDIKGITRSSLADTYAQVEKDLKDAIEVLPKRSALSSSDLGRATKGAAQGYLAKVYMYQEKYAEAEALLKDIIASGEYELLSDFGKVWAIESNNSKEGLFEVQYTYDATYGLGASLPIVSGSRDDSGWSWGLPTANLEKAFLDAGDNVRLKWTIIKHGATEIAGENNFAGLLAGYSEATKSAYPNMFVASPGNHKSARVSRKFYIPVNQRPATFNKGYIPQNHRLLRYADILLMYAEVENALGKDSEALIYLNKVRNRVQLSDLALTGTKLRDAIRTERRLELALEGERLYDIRRWKGDDSKPLVCSIMGPNGSFVKANTNQATADPFEWANQKENSNKGYYFDEKRDLLFPIPISEVTMSEGTIEQNPGY; encoded by the coding sequence ATGAAAAGATCTATTATAGCTTTATCATTGTCTGCAGTACTGACAGCAGGCTTTAGCAGTTGTTCCGACTTTTTGGAGCAACCCGTATTAGGCCAGGAAAACCTGGACACATATTTCCAAAGTGAAAACGATTGTACAAAATCAATTACCGGCTGTTATCAGTCTGTCTTTTATGATGACTGGTGGCAGATTGCAAAATTCTGGAATCTTAGCAGTATGTGTACTGATGATATGTGGATGGGTAACACTTCACAGGATCAGGGAGACTATCTTTCACTGGCTCATTACACCAGCGGTGGTTCCAGTAACGGAGCTGCTCAGAACTTCTGGCAATTTCGTTACAAAGGTATTTATCGTTGCAATGTAGCTATTAACCACATACCCGATGCTCCTATTGCTAATACAGAACTACAAAAGCGACTGGTTGGCGAAGCTAAATTCCTTCGTGGGTACTTCTACTTTGACTTAGCTCGCAACTTTGGTGGATTACCACTTTTATTAACAGAAGCAATGCCTTCTGATATTAAAGGTATTACCCGCAGTAGTCTGGCCGACACTTATGCTCAGGTTGAGAAAGATTTGAAGGATGCAATTGAAGTTCTACCAAAGCGTAGCGCTTTAAGTTCTTCTGATTTGGGTAGAGCTACCAAAGGTGCTGCTCAGGGCTATTTAGCTAAAGTTTATATGTATCAGGAGAAATATGCTGAGGCTGAAGCCTTGTTGAAGGACATTATTGCTTCTGGTGAATATGAGTTATTAAGTGATTTCGGTAAAGTTTGGGCAATTGAATCCAACAACAGCAAAGAGGGCCTTTTCGAGGTACAGTATACATACGATGCAACTTATGGTCTTGGAGCTTCTCTTCCTATTGTTAGCGGATCACGTGATGACTCAGGATGGTCATGGGGATTACCTACCGCTAATCTGGAAAAAGCATTTCTTGATGCAGGCGATAATGTTCGTTTGAAATGGACTATCATCAAGCATGGTGCTACAGAAATAGCAGGTGAAAATAATTTTGCAGGACTATTGGCAGGATACTCTGAAGCTACAAAGAGTGCTTATCCAAACATGTTTGTTGCTTCTCCTGGAAATCATAAATCGGCACGTGTAAGCCGTAAGTTTTATATTCCTGTAAACCAGCGTCCAGCTACATTCAACAAAGGATATATTCCACAGAATCACCGTCTGCTTCGTTACGCTGACATCTTATTGATGTACGCTGAAGTAGAAAACGCACTTGGTAAAGATAGTGAAGCACTTATTTATTTGAATAAAGTTCGTAATCGTGTGCAATTGTCTGATTTAGCTCTTACCGGAACTAAACTTCGTGATGCTATTCGCACTGAACGTCGTTTAGAACTTGCACTGGAAGGTGAACGTCTTTATGATATCCGTCGTTGGAAAGGTGATGATAGCAAACCTTTGGTATGCAGTATTATGGGACCAAACGGATCTTTTGTAAAGGCTAATACAAATCAGGCTACTGCCGATCCTTTTGAATGGGCTAACCAGAAAGAAAATAGCAATAAAGGTTATTATTTCGATGAAAAGCGTGACTTGCTTTTCCCAATTCCTATTTCAGAAGTAACAATGTCTGAAGGAACTATTGAACAAAATCCGGGTTATTAA
- a CDS encoding glycoside hydrolase, whose protein sequence is MNILLLIGMFSFASCGDSGVDSPPKEDVNVDITKNVTIDATVTYQTIDGFAASDCWVPNYIGKYWNNDEKEEIANLLFSKDIKNGAPQGIGLSMWRFNLGGGTAEQGSSSDITDKSRRAECFLQQDGTLDWSHHQGQQYFLEKAKSLGCESFVMFSNTPPVNYTVNGKGYSAKGAFANLKDDCYDDFAKYMANALSYFKEQKGINFNYISPVNEPQYNWASPSQEGSGWQNSEVKRLAVELDKALTEKSLNTKILLAEAGDWEYLYKVKTDAGRSDVIQNFFNEGSVNYVGNLTHVAPIIAGHSYWTDTNWATLSNVRSQVATAATAKGLKVYQTEWSMMSDNYEDYPGHDNASYMDIALCMAKVIHHDLATANVSSWSYWTSMDVERWGHKNRFLLINTTPADGAYGDIEKSGTHEATKTLWTLGNYSLFIRPGYQRVNLTVQNASNSFFGSAYLSPQKDKLVVVYTNLTTKIIGVDLSLNGLSKKASSVKQYTTNSSSDLSEKVLSSNNSDIQPKSVVTVVYDFK, encoded by the coding sequence ATGAATATATTACTTTTAATAGGTATGTTCTCATTTGCTTCATGTGGAGACAGTGGTGTTGACTCACCTCCGAAAGAAGACGTTAATGTAGACATAACAAAAAATGTGACTATCGATGCCACTGTTACTTATCAAACAATAGATGGTTTTGCTGCCTCTGATTGCTGGGTTCCTAATTATATTGGAAAATATTGGAATAATGACGAGAAGGAGGAAATTGCCAATCTTCTTTTTTCAAAGGATATAAAAAACGGGGCTCCGCAAGGAATTGGTCTGTCTATGTGGCGCTTTAATCTAGGTGGCGGAACAGCAGAACAAGGTAGCAGCAGTGACATTACAGATAAATCTCGCAGAGCAGAATGCTTCCTGCAACAAGATGGAACGCTCGACTGGAGCCATCATCAGGGACAGCAATACTTTTTAGAAAAAGCTAAAAGTCTAGGATGCGAATCTTTTGTTATGTTCAGTAATACTCCCCCTGTAAACTATACAGTAAATGGTAAAGGATATTCTGCAAAAGGAGCTTTTGCTAATTTAAAGGATGATTGTTATGACGATTTTGCCAAATACATGGCAAATGCCCTCTCCTATTTTAAAGAACAAAAAGGAATCAACTTTAATTATATCAGTCCGGTAAATGAACCTCAATATAATTGGGCTTCTCCTTCACAAGAAGGAAGTGGATGGCAAAACAGTGAAGTTAAACGCCTGGCCGTTGAATTGGATAAAGCGCTTACTGAAAAGAGCCTAAACACAAAAATTTTATTGGCCGAAGCCGGTGACTGGGAATATCTGTACAAAGTAAAGACTGATGCCGGACGTAGCGACGTTATACAGAATTTCTTTAATGAGGGTTCTGTAAATTATGTAGGGAATTTAACTCATGTAGCACCTATTATTGCAGGTCATAGCTATTGGACTGATACTAATTGGGCTACTCTTTCTAATGTTCGCAGTCAGGTTGCCACAGCAGCCACTGCTAAAGGTTTGAAGGTTTATCAAACAGAATGGAGTATGATGAGTGATAACTATGAAGATTATCCCGGACACGATAATGCTTCTTATATGGACATCGCTCTCTGCATGGCTAAAGTTATTCATCATGATTTGGCTACAGCAAATGTATCTTCATGGTCATACTGGACTTCCATGGATGTGGAACGCTGGGGACATAAGAACAGATTCTTATTAATAAATACAACTCCTGCTGATGGAGCTTACGGAGATATTGAAAAAAGCGGTACTCATGAGGCAACAAAGACTTTATGGACTTTAGGAAATTACAGTCTATTTATTCGTCCCGGTTACCAGCGAGTGAACTTAACAGTACAGAATGCTTCAAATTCATTCTTTGGTTCTGCTTACCTTTCACCTCAAAAAGATAAATTGGTAGTAGTATACACTAATCTTACTACTAAAATAATTGGAGTAGATCTTTCATTGAACGGACTATCCAAGAAGGCATCTAGCGTGAAACAATACACAACTAATTCTTCATCTGATTTATCAGAAAAAGTACTGAGCTCAAATAACAGCGATATTCAGCCAAAATCTGTTGTAACAGTTGTTTATGATTTTAAATAA
- a CDS encoding beta-galactosidase, whose product MNRITSFILTVILLISCAANVQSQSGGTFKAGKNTFLLNDKPFVIKAAEIHYPRIPDAYWEQRIEMCKSLGMNTLCLYVFWNLHEQNPDEFDFTGNKDIARFCRLAQKHGMYVIVRPGPYVCAEWEMGGLPWWLLKKDVKLRTLDTYYMERVRKFMKEIGKQLADLQITRGGNIIMVQVENEYGSYGTDKPYVSAIRDIVRESGFTEVPLFQCDWSSNFTNNALDDLLWTVNFGTGANIESQFKKLKSLRPESPLMCSEFWSGWFDHWGRKHETRDGATMVAGLKDMLDQNISFSLYMTHGGTTFGHWGGANNPAYSAMCSSYDYDAPISEAGWTTPKFWQLRELLSKYVAPGEKLADVPAAYPVIEIPAIKFEAAAPLFANLPAPKKSVDIKPMEQFNQGWGTILYRTTLPKVKAGTTLLITEMHDWAQVFVNGKLIGRLDRRHGENSVTLPALKAGARLDILVEAMGRVNFDKSIHDRKGITEKVELLLNGNAVNLKNWTVYNFPVDYKFVQNKKYTAKGKQTMPAYYRTTFNLKEIGDTFLDMQTWGKGMVWVNGHAMGRIWEIGPQQTLYMPGCWLKKGENEIIVLDLKGPQQAIVKGLKKPILDMLREKAPETHRKNGQKLDLQNETAVAQGAFTIRNGWQEVKFNEVKGRYFCLEGLSSFDGSNIASVAELHVLGADGQPLSRENWKILYADSEETRSGNRTADKIFDLQESTFWSAVDNAAYPHQVVIDLGKDVVVTGFRYLPRAEKGCPGMIKDYKVYVKAGAFKY is encoded by the coding sequence ATGAATAGAATAACATCTTTTATACTCACCGTAATTCTTTTAATATCTTGTGCAGCTAATGTACAATCTCAATCGGGAGGAACATTCAAAGCAGGCAAGAACACCTTCCTGCTCAACGATAAGCCTTTTGTTATTAAAGCAGCGGAGATACACTATCCGCGTATTCCCGATGCTTATTGGGAGCAACGCATTGAGATGTGTAAATCGCTTGGAATGAACACCCTTTGTCTGTATGTGTTCTGGAATCTGCACGAACAGAATCCCGATGAGTTCGATTTTACAGGCAACAAAGACATTGCCCGTTTCTGCCGTCTGGCTCAGAAACACGGCATGTATGTTATTGTTCGTCCCGGTCCGTATGTTTGTGCGGAATGGGAAATGGGCGGACTGCCCTGGTGGTTGCTTAAGAAGGACGTAAAACTCCGTACGCTTGATACCTATTATATGGAGCGTGTGCGCAAGTTTATGAAGGAAATCGGTAAGCAACTGGCTGATCTGCAGATTACCCGTGGTGGTAATATCATCATGGTTCAGGTAGAAAACGAGTACGGTTCTTATGGCACAGACAAGCCTTATGTAAGTGCTATCAGAGACATCGTTCGTGAATCGGGCTTTACCGAAGTTCCTTTGTTTCAGTGCGACTGGAGTTCTAACTTTACCAATAATGCATTGGACGATTTGTTGTGGACTGTAAACTTTGGTACTGGTGCCAATATTGAGAGTCAGTTCAAGAAACTGAAAAGTCTTCGCCCGGAATCTCCACTGATGTGTAGTGAGTTCTGGTCGGGATGGTTCGACCACTGGGGACGCAAGCACGAAACCCGCGATGGTGCAACAATGGTAGCCGGCTTAAAGGATATGCTTGATCAGAATATCTCTTTCAGTCTGTACATGACTCACGGAGGTACCACTTTCGGTCATTGGGGAGGTGCCAACAATCCGGCATACTCAGCCATGTGTAGTTCTTATGATTACGATGCTCCGATCAGCGAAGCCGGATGGACAACACCGAAGTTCTGGCAACTGCGTGAACTTCTTTCTAAATATGTAGCTCCGGGTGAGAAACTGGCCGATGTACCTGCAGCTTATCCGGTTATTGAAATTCCGGCAATCAAGTTCGAAGCTGCTGCTCCTTTGTTTGCAAACCTTCCTGCTCCAAAGAAGAGTGTGGATATCAAGCCAATGGAACAGTTTAATCAAGGCTGGGGAACAATTCTTTACCGCACAACGTTGCCAAAGGTAAAAGCCGGAACAACATTGCTTATTACTGAAATGCACGACTGGGCTCAGGTTTTTGTGAATGGTAAACTGATTGGCCGTCTGGATCGTCGTCACGGAGAAAACAGCGTAACGCTTCCTGCCTTGAAGGCCGGTGCCAGACTGGATATTCTGGTGGAAGCAATGGGACGTGTAAACTTTGATAAGTCTATCCACGACCGTAAAGGTATTACCGAAAAGGTAGAATTGCTTTTAAATGGCAATGCGGTAAACTTGAAGAATTGGACAGTCTACAACTTCCCGGTTGATTACAAATTCGTTCAGAATAAGAAATATACTGCAAAAGGCAAACAGACTATGCCTGCTTACTACCGTACAACGTTCAATCTGAAGGAAATAGGAGATACCTTCCTTGATATGCAGACCTGGGGTAAAGGAATGGTTTGGGTAAACGGACATGCCATGGGTAGAATCTGGGAAATAGGTCCACAGCAAACACTTTACATGCCAGGTTGCTGGTTGAAGAAGGGTGAGAACGAGATTATTGTTCTCGACCTGAAAGGTCCTCAGCAAGCCATAGTGAAAGGTTTGAAAAAGCCTATTCTTGATATGCTTCGTGAGAAAGCTCCTGAAACACACCGCAAGAATGGTCAGAAGCTGGATCTTCAGAACGAAACAGCAGTAGCGCAAGGCGCATTTACAATTCGTAATGGCTGGCAGGAAGTGAAGTTCAATGAAGTAAAAGGACGCTATTTCTGTCTGGAAGGACTATCTTCTTTCGATGGCAGCAATATAGCTTCTGTTGCAGAACTACACGTATTGGGAGCCGATGGTCAGCCTCTATCCCGTGAAAATTGGAAAATCCTTTATGCAGACAGCGAAGAAACCAGAAGCGGTAACCGCACTGCCGATAAGATTTTCGACTTGCAGGAATCTACATTCTGGAGTGCAGTAGACAATGCAGCTTATCCTCATCAGGTTGTGATAGATCTTGGAAAGGATGTCGTGGTTACAGGCTTCAGATACCTGCCACGAGCAGAAAAAGGTTGTCCGGGAATGATTAAGGATTATAAAGTTTACGTAAAAGCCGGAGCTTTTAAATATTAA
- a CDS encoding class I SAM-dependent methyltransferase translates to MKINEFDNRAREWDKETIHWERSKAIAERMIAKIPFKPTMKALEFGAGTGILSFMLSDTFAEITLMDNSTEMIKVIQEKITAYHSTNLKPILFNLEQEELSNDSFDCIFTQMALHHVVDTELIINRFYKMLNPGGYLVIADLYSEDGSFHGEGFTGHNGFDVKQLKENLEKAGFTNITSEECFVMKKGRADVLREYPVFLLVAEKG, encoded by the coding sequence ATGAAAATAAATGAATTTGATAATAGAGCGCGTGAATGGGATAAAGAGACAATTCATTGGGAACGTTCAAAAGCAATAGCGGAAAGAATGATTGCAAAAATTCCATTCAAGCCTACTATGAAAGCATTGGAATTTGGAGCCGGAACAGGAATTCTAAGCTTTATGTTATCTGATACTTTTGCAGAAATTACACTGATGGATAACTCTACAGAAATGATAAAGGTTATTCAGGAGAAGATTACTGCGTATCATTCCACAAATCTGAAACCAATCCTTTTTAATCTTGAACAAGAAGAATTGAGCAATGATTCTTTTGACTGTATATTCACACAAATGGCATTACATCACGTGGTTGATACAGAATTAATAATCAACCGATTCTATAAAATGCTTAATCCCGGAGGATATCTGGTTATAGCTGATTTATATTCTGAAGATGGCTCTTTCCATGGAGAAGGATTTACCGGTCACAATGGTTTTGATGTGAAACAACTCAAAGAAAATCTGGAGAAAGCCGGATTTACAAATATCACTTCAGAAGAATGCTTTGTTATGAAAAAAGGAAGAGCTGATGTATTGCGTGAATATCCTGTCTTTCTTTTAGTTGCTGAGAAGGGATGA